Genomic window (Clostridia bacterium):
TCATCGTCCTGTGCAGGTCGAAGTTGGAGATTGTCACGGTGTACACTACTGAGTTGGATACTCTTCCTCTGGCCTTGAGCAGGATGTAGAGGTTGCTTTCTCCAACTGCGCACGAGATAGACCTGAGATCCGCGCTGACGTCCATGAGTCGCGTGATGGTATCGTAGATCGGGTCATAGACGACCGCGGGTGTATCCTGCCAGAATCCGCGTCTGTCCTTCGCCTGCTCCGCCCAATCCGGCATAGAGGGCGCTATTGGCGAGGCGATGGAGAGGAAGAGCTCATTTGTTCTCACGAAACTCAGCATGTAGAGGCGCATCAGAAGAAACTGAGTGTGATACTGGCCTATCGCTGCGTTCTTCGTATGTTCTTCCGTTTTGCTCAGTGGCATGTAGATCCACTCACCGGGCAACCTCGACAGGGTCGCTGGAGGGTCCAGCGCCCAGCCAGGATGCCACCCGCGGGGCAAGGGCCAGTCGCCCCGGTGAACCAGGTATCCGTACACCTGCGGATTGCTGGTGAGTGCGTTTTCCGCCCGAAGGCGCCCAAGCGCGTAGGAGACGATTGCGAATGTGCTCCAGTGGTCCGGGTGTGCGTCATGGGGATTCGGGATGAATATATGAGAAGGCTGGAAGTCCCTGATGATCTGTGCCACATCCTCCGCCAAAGAGGCGCCGCAATAGGGTGCGCCAGGTCTGTAGCTGTTGGCGTAGGGGCTTCTGTTCGCCCTTGTGTAGCGAGACGTGTACAGGTGGGAGTAGTCCCATCGATCAGTCCACATCTTGGAGAGGCCGCGATCTGGATACCCAAGATATTCTATGTTAGTGGGTGCAAGGCCGAGCATGCCCAGGGCTGAAGCTGTCTCCCTCTGCCTTGTGTATCCCAAGGCCATGAACTGTGCCTTTGATGGCAGGAGCTTCTTGCTGTGCCCCTCTGCTGCGGCCCTGAACCCATCTCCATTTGTGATCAGAACAACCTTGACACTGCCCCCTGAATCGAGGGTGTGCATTATCACCCCTGCGCACCCCATGGTCTCATCATCGGAATGGGGTGCGAACACCAGTGCAGAGCTTATCGAGGAATACGTGAGCCACGGAGGCGCGACCCTATCCGGGGCGAATCGCGGAAGCGATGGGCAACCCGAGAAACGAAACGCAATCCAAATGAGGAGGATGATGGTAGTCGCGCGCTTGAGGGCCTGCTTCAGTCGGCTCAGCCGTAGGTCGACGGCATTGCGGCCATCTCGCTCATCTGCCATGGATTTCCCTCCTTGCCGTTGTGCCCCTGCTATCGGCTGATATCAGTATTGTATCGCCCAGAGCCCCCTGAGGGAAGCAACAGGGCGAAAAGGGTGCGTGTG
Coding sequences:
- a CDS encoding PIG-L family deacetylase translates to MADERDGRNAVDLRLSRLKQALKRATTIILLIWIAFRFSGCPSLPRFAPDRVAPPWLTYSSISSALVFAPHSDDETMGCAGVIMHTLDSGGSVKVVLITNGDGFRAAAEGHSKKLLPSKAQFMALGYTRQRETASALGMLGLAPTNIEYLGYPDRGLSKMWTDRWDYSHLYTSRYTRANRSPYANSYRPGAPYCGASLAEDVAQIIRDFQPSHIFIPNPHDAHPDHWSTFAIVSYALGRLRAENALTSNPQVYGYLVHRGDWPLPRGWHPGWALDPPATLSRLPGEWIYMPLSKTEEHTKNAAIGQYHTQFLLMRLYMLSFVRTNELFLSIASPIAPSMPDWAEQAKDRRGFWQDTPAVVYDPIYDTITRLMDVSADLRSISCAVGESNLYILLKARGRVSNSVVYTVTISNFDLHRTMIDASVGPGNVTRATATTAGGKKTGITAQATTSITSRIHIAARYTDAGLEIAIPLSSLGESRGMVLIEASTQVGSAVVDHTAWTVVRLNPDAPDIFR